In the Astatotilapia calliptera chromosome 5, fAstCal1.2, whole genome shotgun sequence genome, one interval contains:
- the amigo3 gene encoding amphoterin-induced protein 3 isoform X1, translated as MSHVGGHTEFLQAVDSPTAWRAAVLLLVCLQLHRPSPVHAAVTSSRGSYRAGGCICAADIFSCTTLTLRHVPGEMPVSTVTLDLSHNHITQLEDGAFQGLLQLETLRLAHNQLTAIMPGAFRNSSGAQLRNMDLSSNHLCVLEEHYFQELSGLEELLLFNNRISRVEGRPLAGLTNLRKAYLSHNRLTDFPFFSIQKHSHPHLSLLDLSSNRLSKLPLEDILALPHSLQKGLYLHNNSLWCECPMYSLFRSWEQQEFESLLFFRQEHVCLVYGNPRGTVRFLQHGRYLEKCNLSAVTQKRSVTVTAGKALLLHCATTLSGHAITFLWVSPSLESVLPPGNNGSLKMFSNGSLEIMAAREKDTGIYWCLAEDRQHHRNDTWEVNVTVLADSNDPQEPFNTGFTTLLGCVVSLVLVLMYLYLTPCRCPPCLKAPPPATATPSLGNEAGAGSAQSSILTPTPPASTEGPGRKIFSSVGATRPPSSLISTLTRDHGKDKKHASEQRHARTRRCTDERLI; from the exons ATGTCGCACGTCGGTGGTCACACGGAATTCCTGCAGGCTGTGGACTCTCCGACAGCGTGGCgggctgctgtgctgctgttggTGTGCCTGCAGCTGCACCGGCCGAGCCCCGTACACGCTGCCGTCACCTCGTCTCGGGGCTCCTATCGGGCGGGCGGCTGCATTTGCGCCGCAGACATCTTCAGCTGCACTACCCTGACTCTGAGACACGTTCCCGGAGAAATGCCGGTTTCCACCGTCACCCTGGACCTCAGCCACAACCACATCACGCAGCTGGAGGACGGCGCCTTCCAAGGACTTCTTCAACTGGAGACGTTACGTTTGGCCCACAACCAGCTGACAGCGATCATGCCGGGAGCGTTCAGAAACTCGTCCGGAGCTCAGCTCCGAAACATGGACCTGTCATCCAATCATCTTTGTGTTCTGGAGGAGCATTACTTCCAGGAGCTGTCAGGGttggaggagctgctgctgtttaatAACCGGATCTCGCGGGTGGAGGGCAGACCTCTGGCTGGACTGACAAACTTGCGCAAGGCTTATCTGAGCCACAACCGCCTCACAGACTTCCCCTTCTTTTCCATTCAGAAGCACAGCCACCCCCACCTGTCATTGCTGGACCTGTCCTCAAACCGCCTGTCCAAACTGCCCCTGGAGGACATTTTGGCCCTGCCCCATTCGCTGCAGAAGGGGCTCTACCTGCACAACAACTCGCTGTGGTGCGAGTGCCCCATGTACAGCCTGTTCCGGTCCTGGGAGCAGCAGGAGTTTGAGTCGCTGCTTTTCTTCAGGCAGGAGCACGTCTGTCTGGTTTACGGGAACCCGAGAGGCACTGTGCGCTTCCTCCAGCATGGACGCTACCTGGAGAAGTGCAACCTGAGTGCCGTGACCCAGAAGAGGAGTGTTACTGTGACGGCGGGGAAAGCGCTGCTGCTGCACTGTGCCACCACTCTCTCCGGCCACGCCATCACTTTCCTCTGGGTGTCGCCAAGCTTGGAGTCGGTGCTGCCCCCGGGGAATAACGGGTCCTTAAAGATGTTCTCCAACGGCAGCCTGGAGATCATGGCGGCACGCGAGAAGGACACCGGGATCTACTGGTGTCTGGCGGAGGACCGGCAGCATCACCGCAACGACACATGGGAGGTCAACGTCACGGTGTTGGCGGATAGCAACGACCCCCAGGAACCGTTCAACACGGGCTTCACCACCCTCCTGGGCTGCGTGGTGAGCCTGGTGCTGGTGCTCATGTACCTCTACCTGACGCCTTGCCGCTGCCCTCCATGTCTGAAAGCCCCGCCCCCGGCCACGGCCACCCCAAGTCTGGGAAACGAGGCTGGGGCGGGCAGCGCCCAGTCCTCCATCCTCACCCCCACCCCGCCGGCCAGCACGGAGGGCCCGGGCCGCAAG ATCTTCTCCTCTGTCGGGGCCACGCGGCCTCCTTCCAGCCTCATTTCCACGCTGACACGTGACCACGGGAAGGACAAGAAGCACGCTTCAGAGCAACGACACGCACGTACGCGCAGATGCACCGACGAGCGACTCATCTGA
- the amigo3 gene encoding amphoterin-induced protein 3 isoform X2, with product MSHVGGHTEFLQAVDSPTAWRAAVLLLVCLQLHRPSPVHAAVTSSRGSYRAGGCICAADIFSCTTLTLRHVPGEMPVSTVTLDLSHNHITQLEDGAFQGLLQLETLRLAHNQLTAIMPGAFRNSSGAQLRNMDLSSNHLCVLEEHYFQELSGLEELLLFNNRISRVEGRPLAGLTNLRKAYLSHNRLTDFPFFSIQKHSHPHLSLLDLSSNRLSKLPLEDILALPHSLQKGLYLHNNSLWCECPMYSLFRSWEQQEFESLLFFRQEHVCLVYGNPRGTVRFLQHGRYLEKCNLSAVTQKRSVTVTAGKALLLHCATTLSGHAITFLWVSPSLESVLPPGNNGSLKMFSNGSLEIMAAREKDTGIYWCLAEDRQHHRNDTWEVNVTVLADSNDPQEPFNTGFTTLLGCVVSLVLVLMYLYLTPCRCPPCLKAPPPATATPSLGNEAGAGSAQSSILTPTPPASTEGPGRKVIPKLYGR from the exons ATGTCGCACGTCGGTGGTCACACGGAATTCCTGCAGGCTGTGGACTCTCCGACAGCGTGGCgggctgctgtgctgctgttggTGTGCCTGCAGCTGCACCGGCCGAGCCCCGTACACGCTGCCGTCACCTCGTCTCGGGGCTCCTATCGGGCGGGCGGCTGCATTTGCGCCGCAGACATCTTCAGCTGCACTACCCTGACTCTGAGACACGTTCCCGGAGAAATGCCGGTTTCCACCGTCACCCTGGACCTCAGCCACAACCACATCACGCAGCTGGAGGACGGCGCCTTCCAAGGACTTCTTCAACTGGAGACGTTACGTTTGGCCCACAACCAGCTGACAGCGATCATGCCGGGAGCGTTCAGAAACTCGTCCGGAGCTCAGCTCCGAAACATGGACCTGTCATCCAATCATCTTTGTGTTCTGGAGGAGCATTACTTCCAGGAGCTGTCAGGGttggaggagctgctgctgtttaatAACCGGATCTCGCGGGTGGAGGGCAGACCTCTGGCTGGACTGACAAACTTGCGCAAGGCTTATCTGAGCCACAACCGCCTCACAGACTTCCCCTTCTTTTCCATTCAGAAGCACAGCCACCCCCACCTGTCATTGCTGGACCTGTCCTCAAACCGCCTGTCCAAACTGCCCCTGGAGGACATTTTGGCCCTGCCCCATTCGCTGCAGAAGGGGCTCTACCTGCACAACAACTCGCTGTGGTGCGAGTGCCCCATGTACAGCCTGTTCCGGTCCTGGGAGCAGCAGGAGTTTGAGTCGCTGCTTTTCTTCAGGCAGGAGCACGTCTGTCTGGTTTACGGGAACCCGAGAGGCACTGTGCGCTTCCTCCAGCATGGACGCTACCTGGAGAAGTGCAACCTGAGTGCCGTGACCCAGAAGAGGAGTGTTACTGTGACGGCGGGGAAAGCGCTGCTGCTGCACTGTGCCACCACTCTCTCCGGCCACGCCATCACTTTCCTCTGGGTGTCGCCAAGCTTGGAGTCGGTGCTGCCCCCGGGGAATAACGGGTCCTTAAAGATGTTCTCCAACGGCAGCCTGGAGATCATGGCGGCACGCGAGAAGGACACCGGGATCTACTGGTGTCTGGCGGAGGACCGGCAGCATCACCGCAACGACACATGGGAGGTCAACGTCACGGTGTTGGCGGATAGCAACGACCCCCAGGAACCGTTCAACACGGGCTTCACCACCCTCCTGGGCTGCGTGGTGAGCCTGGTGCTGGTGCTCATGTACCTCTACCTGACGCCTTGCCGCTGCCCTCCATGTCTGAAAGCCCCGCCCCCGGCCACGGCCACCCCAAGTCTGGGAAACGAGGCTGGGGCGGGCAGCGCCCAGTCCTCCATCCTCACCCCCACCCCGCCGGCCAGCACGGAGGGCCCGGGCCGCAAG GTGATTCCCAAACTCTACGGCAGGTAA